In Streptomyces nojiriensis, one genomic interval encodes:
- a CDS encoding effector-associated constant component EACC1 has protein sequence MTGMRVRIESGDGEPAAAGTAGLTGDFADWLTQDREVSRYTAVQRVRATAPSGAMSGDLVEWINLAVSSGFSATALVYAHRTFRASLPPRLRSEARLVVEYDGVRVVVEDGTAEDAARVARALAGGQADPGPSHGASQETPGAGS, from the coding sequence ATGACCGGCATGCGCGTGCGGATCGAGTCCGGTGACGGGGAACCGGCTGCGGCCGGAACCGCCGGGCTGACCGGTGATTTCGCCGACTGGCTGACGCAGGACCGCGAGGTGTCCCGGTACACGGCCGTTCAGCGGGTCCGCGCGACGGCCCCGAGCGGTGCCATGTCGGGCGATCTGGTCGAGTGGATCAATCTCGCGGTCTCTTCCGGGTTCTCCGCGACGGCGCTGGTGTACGCGCACCGCACGTTCCGCGCCTCGCTGCCGCCCCGGCTGCGCTCCGAGGCGCGGCTGGTGGTCGAGTACGACGGTGTCCGGGTCGTCGTCGAGGACGGTACGGCGGAGGACGCGGCCCGCGTCGCGCGCGCTCTGGCGGGCGGGCAGGCCGACCCGGGTCCCTCCCACGGCGCGTCGCAGGAAACCCCCGGTGCCGGTTCCTGA
- a CDS encoding cytochrome P450 has translation MDASSGPPAAQRSGAGRPLPEADADCVERWRTHQGELVDLLAQVRERLGGVAAFRLGPQPTVLVTGPEAVQHVLALHPDRYVKRSHRARLLIGDGVLAATGEAWKRQRKLLQSQFTGKGMRRYEERIAGAARTTAGRWAEHARTGRSFDLGEEMRRFALDTIWRALTGHPLDDTTAHELTSVATVVAALPSLPADRVDAREAVADDLARIDEVARRAVAAARDGAPGPDGPGLLQVLVDASAERPEYTDRLVRDELVTLLVAGHETTATTLTWLYLLLDRHPAAREEALAAGRAGSPERREALQALVGETLRLYPSAWILPRHAAEDDVLAGYRVEAGTDLLVCPYLTHRDPELWPDPEHFDPRRFTVPGGRPTRPGAYLPFGIGPRACLGQQFALRESVALLELLLPAHVPDFRAVPTGAAYSITVRPDGPTPVTLTGSGGTERRVDQDRER, from the coding sequence ATCGACGCCAGCAGCGGGCCGCCCGCCGCGCAGCGGTCCGGGGCGGGGCGACCGCTCCCCGAGGCCGACGCCGACTGCGTGGAGCGGTGGCGCACCCATCAGGGAGAACTGGTCGACCTGCTGGCGCAGGTACGGGAACGGCTGGGCGGCGTCGCCGCGTTCCGTCTCGGGCCGCAGCCCACCGTCCTGGTCACGGGGCCCGAGGCCGTGCAGCACGTGCTCGCCCTGCACCCCGACCGGTACGTCAAGCGGTCCCACCGCGCCCGCCTGCTCATCGGCGACGGGGTGCTCGCCGCGACCGGCGAGGCCTGGAAGCGCCAACGCAAGCTGCTGCAGTCGCAGTTCACCGGGAAGGGCATGCGCCGCTACGAGGAGCGGATCGCCGGGGCGGCCCGGACCACGGCCGGCCGGTGGGCCGAGCACGCGCGCACCGGGCGGAGCTTCGACCTGGGCGAGGAGATGCGCCGCTTCGCCCTGGACACCATCTGGCGGGCGCTCACCGGGCACCCGCTCGACGACACCACGGCGCACGAACTGACCTCCGTGGCCACCGTGGTGGCGGCGCTGCCGAGCCTGCCCGCCGACCGGGTGGACGCCCGGGAGGCCGTCGCCGACGACCTGGCCAGGATCGACGAGGTCGCCCGGCGGGCGGTGGCCGCCGCCCGGGACGGCGCCCCGGGGCCCGACGGGCCGGGGCTGCTCCAGGTACTGGTCGACGCCTCGGCCGAGCGCCCCGAGTACACCGACCGGCTGGTGCGGGACGAGCTCGTCACCCTGCTCGTCGCCGGCCACGAGACCACCGCGACCACGCTCACCTGGCTGTACCTGCTCCTCGACCGCCATCCCGCGGCCCGCGAGGAGGCCCTCGCGGCCGGTCGCGCGGGCTCGCCGGAGCGGCGCGAAGCCCTCCAGGCACTGGTCGGCGAGACGCTGCGGCTCTACCCGTCCGCATGGATCCTGCCCCGGCACGCCGCCGAGGACGACGTCCTGGCGGGCTACCGCGTCGAGGCGGGCACGGATCTGCTGGTCTGTCCCTACCTCACCCACCGGGATCCCGAACTGTGGCCGGATCCGGAGCACTTCGACCCCCGGCGCTTCACCGTCCCCGGCGGCCGTCCGACCCGGCCCGGCGCCTACCTGCCGTTCGGCATCGGCCCCCGTGCCTGCCTCGGCCAGCAGTTCGCCCTGCGGGAGTCGGTCGCCCTGCTCGAACTCCTGCTGCCCGCCCACGTCCCGGACTTCCGGGCCGTCCCGACGGGGGCCGCGTACAGCATCACCGTCCGCCCCGACGGCCCGACGCCCGTCACCCTCACCGGCAGCGGTGGGACCGAACGGCGTGTCGACCAAGATCGGGAACGATAG
- a CDS encoding SpoIIE family protein phosphatase produces MPEEMPLDDLISSAAQDAGGWLGALPVALVATSNDGMIVRWNHGAQQLLGYAPPEVLGRHISDLLHPGADRSLGRSLWETAATGRGVMGTVTAWHRKGHPLELEIWACPVPDRRHGASAVLVFAADAHAARRIRGSSAVWDGLFARSPVGIGVLDTQLRFLQVNPALEAMNGLAESAHVGRRLAELLPEVNADQMEEAMRQVLDTGEPVLDRRRTGRTPADPDHDHVWSCSYVRVEDPGGRPIGVIASLLDITMQQRDHTEAEAGRRRLALLSEASSRIGASLDLERTAQELADLAVPHLASAVTVDVLDSLARGIEPGTGLAGGVALRRLGKAPLTGSAVTQALAPLGRTLIFPTTAPYTQALAARQPFLIAQLDDRAVAPAARHSPKPAQLLELGVHSFMMTPLVARDMVLGVATFYRTGHTGPFGSDDVTLAGELSARAAISIDNARLYHHEHETAVVLQRSMLPQHVTPPPGIEIAHRYLPASDVNEVGGDWYDVLPLSGGRAALLIGDVMGHGIAAAAVMGRLSATVRALGRLDMPPTALLHQLEATLADLSDPMLATFLYVVCDPATGHCSVTRAGHPPPAVVQPDGTVYLVKTPPGVPLGVGGISFTTTDIAVPPGSTLVLFTDGLIEARRRDIDERLTELTGLLAAPQQSLDHLCDSLIAHLVPASADDDIALLAARIGGPALQPPG; encoded by the coding sequence ATGCCTGAGGAGATGCCGCTCGACGACCTGATCAGCAGCGCCGCCCAGGATGCCGGAGGCTGGCTGGGCGCCCTGCCGGTCGCGCTCGTGGCCACCAGCAACGACGGGATGATCGTGCGCTGGAACCACGGCGCCCAGCAGCTCCTCGGCTACGCCCCGCCCGAGGTGCTGGGGCGGCACATCTCCGATCTCCTCCATCCGGGAGCCGACCGCAGCCTGGGCCGGTCCCTGTGGGAGACGGCCGCGACCGGGCGCGGGGTCATGGGTACGGTCACCGCCTGGCACCGCAAGGGCCACCCGCTGGAGCTGGAGATCTGGGCCTGCCCGGTCCCGGACCGCCGCCACGGCGCCTCGGCCGTACTGGTCTTCGCCGCGGACGCCCACGCGGCCCGCCGGATCCGGGGCTCCTCGGCCGTCTGGGACGGATTGTTCGCCCGCTCGCCGGTCGGGATCGGGGTCCTCGACACGCAGTTGCGGTTCCTCCAGGTCAACCCGGCCCTCGAAGCGATGAACGGTCTCGCGGAGTCCGCCCATGTGGGGCGGCGGCTGGCCGAGTTGCTGCCCGAGGTGAACGCCGACCAGATGGAGGAGGCGATGCGCCAGGTCCTGGACACGGGCGAGCCGGTCCTGGACCGGCGCCGAACCGGCCGGACCCCGGCCGACCCGGACCACGACCATGTGTGGTCGTGCTCGTACGTGCGCGTCGAGGATCCCGGCGGCCGGCCGATCGGGGTGATCGCCTCGCTCCTCGACATCACCATGCAGCAGCGTGACCACACCGAGGCGGAGGCGGGCCGCCGCCGTCTCGCCCTGCTCAGCGAGGCGAGTTCCCGGATCGGCGCCAGCCTCGACCTGGAGCGCACGGCGCAGGAGCTCGCCGACCTCGCCGTCCCGCACCTCGCGAGCGCCGTCACGGTCGACGTCCTGGATTCCCTCGCCCGCGGTATCGAGCCCGGCACGGGACTGGCCGGGGGCGTCGCCCTGCGCCGTCTGGGCAAAGCGCCGCTGACCGGTTCCGCCGTCACGCAGGCCCTGGCGCCCCTGGGCCGGACCCTCATCTTCCCCACGACCGCCCCCTACACCCAGGCCCTCGCGGCCCGTCAGCCGTTCCTGATCGCCCAGCTCGACGACCGGGCCGTCGCCCCCGCGGCCCGGCACTCCCCCAAGCCGGCCCAGCTCCTGGAGCTGGGCGTGCACTCCTTCATGATGACGCCGCTGGTCGCCCGCGACATGGTCCTCGGCGTCGCCACCTTCTACCGGACCGGGCACACCGGCCCGTTCGGGTCCGACGACGTCACCCTCGCCGGTGAGCTGTCGGCCCGGGCCGCCATCAGCATCGACAACGCGCGCCTCTACCACCACGAGCACGAGACCGCGGTCGTCCTCCAGCGCAGCATGCTCCCCCAGCACGTCACCCCGCCGCCCGGGATCGAGATCGCCCACCGCTATCTGCCGGCCAGCGACGTCAACGAGGTGGGCGGTGACTGGTACGACGTCCTGCCCCTGAGCGGAGGCCGCGCCGCACTCCTCATCGGCGACGTCATGGGCCACGGCATCGCGGCCGCCGCCGTGATGGGACGGCTCTCCGCGACCGTCCGCGCCCTCGGCCGCCTCGACATGCCTCCCACGGCCCTGCTGCACCAACTCGAAGCCACTCTGGCCGACCTGTCCGACCCGATGCTCGCGACCTTCCTCTACGTGGTCTGCGACCCCGCCACCGGCCATTGCTCGGTCACGCGCGCCGGACACCCGCCCCCGGCCGTGGTCCAGCCCGACGGCACCGTCTACCTCGTCAAGACCCCGCCGGGCGTCCCTCTCGGCGTCGGCGGCATCTCCTTCACCACCACCGACATCGCCGTGCCGCCCGGCAGCACCCTGGTCCTCTTCACCGACGGCCTGATCGAGGCGCGCCGCCGTGACATCGACGAACGCCTGACCGAGCTCACCGGCCTGCTCGCCGCCCCCCAGCAATCGCTCGACCACCTCTGCGACTCCCTCATCGCCCACCTGGTGCCCGCCTCCGCCGACGACGACATCGCCCTCCTCGCGGCCCGCATCGGCGGGCCCGCCCTCCAACCACCCGGGTGA
- a CDS encoding LCP family protein, whose product MRRTAVALTLLAALSCGSFAGSQAVSAASASAGGGGGGGGGGGGRGTNILVVGIDSRAGLSAAEKRRLHVGGKGCNCTDVMMLVHLSQNRRRASIVSIPRDSYVEYAATPATAAAPARRGKINGAFALGGGPLTVATVEKATGLHIDHYLETGFTGFEQTVDNLGGATVCTDRPLKDENSGLDIGAGRHLADGNRTLRYVRARHVNLRPGDLGRVRRQQRVVNDLLARLAAEGALAGPISTARTVRTLLKTVRTDDRTGLDDLVRIGWALGRLRADRTEFATVPIRLFDHRVPGVGSTLVWDEARSAALWAALGADRPITGDTRIQPVAQNPAPADPARIAVRVDDAEVAAALRGNGFVVTDTSATAPAVRPSGPPVIRYATGQEDDAATVAAALPGSRPQVDPELDAVVEVTVGTRPVRVRSVTFDRNVADGAPVTADRLRCAEAPAAAGAARPGSAAEPSGRR is encoded by the coding sequence TTGCGTCGTACCGCTGTCGCCCTGACCCTGCTGGCCGCCCTCTCCTGCGGTTCCTTCGCGGGCTCCCAGGCCGTCTCGGCCGCGAGCGCGTCGGCAGGCGGTGGCGGTGGCGGTGGCGGTGGCGGTGGCGGCCGGGGTACCAACATCCTGGTCGTCGGCATCGACAGCCGCGCCGGACTCTCCGCGGCCGAGAAGCGGCGGCTCCACGTGGGCGGCAAGGGGTGCAACTGCACCGACGTGATGATGCTCGTCCACCTGTCGCAGAACCGGCGGCGCGCGAGCATCGTCTCCATCCCGCGCGACTCCTACGTCGAGTACGCGGCCACCCCCGCCACGGCCGCCGCGCCGGCCCGCAGGGGCAAGATCAACGGTGCGTTCGCGCTCGGCGGCGGCCCGCTCACCGTGGCCACCGTCGAGAAGGCCACCGGTCTCCACATCGACCACTACCTGGAGACCGGTTTCACGGGCTTCGAGCAGACGGTCGACAACCTCGGCGGCGCCACCGTCTGCACGGACAGGCCGCTCAAGGACGAGAACTCCGGGCTCGACATCGGCGCCGGCCGCCACCTCGCCGACGGGAACCGCACCCTGCGCTACGTCCGGGCCCGGCACGTCAACCTCCGGCCCGGCGATCTCGGCCGGGTCCGCCGGCAGCAGCGTGTGGTCAACGACCTGCTGGCCCGGCTCGCCGCGGAGGGGGCCCTGGCCGGCCCCATCAGCACGGCGCGGACCGTGCGCACCCTGCTGAAGACCGTACGCACCGACGACCGGACGGGCCTGGACGACCTGGTGCGCATCGGCTGGGCGCTCGGTCGCCTCCGGGCGGACCGGACGGAGTTCGCGACCGTCCCCATCCGGCTCTTCGACCACCGCGTCCCCGGAGTGGGTTCCACCCTGGTGTGGGACGAGGCCCGTTCCGCGGCGCTCTGGGCCGCGCTCGGCGCGGACCGCCCGATCACGGGCGACACCCGGATCCAGCCCGTCGCACAGAACCCGGCCCCGGCCGATCCGGCCCGGATCGCCGTCCGGGTGGACGATGCCGAGGTCGCCGCCGCCCTGCGCGGCAACGGGTTCGTCGTCACCGACACCTCGGCGACCGCACCGGCGGTACGCCCGTCCGGGCCGCCGGTCATCCGGTACGCCACCGGCCAGGAGGACGACGCGGCGACCGTGGCGGCCGCCCTGCCCGGCTCCCGCCCGCAGGTGGACCCGGAGCTCGACGCGGTCGTCGAGGTCACCGTCGGTACACGGCCCGTCCGGGTCAGGAGCGTCACCTTCGACCGCAACGTGGCCGACGGCGCCCCCGTGACCGCCGACCGCCTGCGCTGCGCAGAGGCCCCGGCGGCGGCGGGGGCCGCCCGGCCGGGGAGCGCCGCGGAGCCATCCGGGCGACGATGA
- a CDS encoding VOC family protein, which yields MNWTLEVVPVPVTDMDRAKSFYADQVGFGVDLDDEVSPGVRIIQMTPPGSRCSIAMLQGMPGAPGGRAMAPGTLHGLQLCVTDIEAAREELVARGVDVSPVRSLGASGWQEGKGGTWNSFLTFDDPDGNSWVVQEAPSELSER from the coding sequence GTGAACTGGACGCTCGAAGTCGTCCCCGTCCCTGTCACCGACATGGATCGCGCGAAGAGTTTCTACGCCGACCAGGTCGGCTTCGGCGTCGACCTCGACGACGAGGTCTCCCCCGGCGTACGCATCATCCAGATGACCCCGCCCGGTTCCCGGTGTTCCATCGCCATGCTCCAGGGGATGCCCGGGGCGCCCGGCGGCCGGGCCATGGCGCCCGGCACCCTGCACGGCCTCCAGCTGTGCGTCACCGACATCGAAGCGGCCCGCGAGGAACTGGTGGCCCGGGGTGTGGACGTGTCGCCGGTCCGGAGCCTCGGCGCGTCGGGCTGGCAGGAGGGCAAGGGCGGCACCTGGAACTCCTTCCTGACCTTCGACGACCCCGACGGCAACAGCTGGGTCGTCCAGGAGGCCCCGTCGGAGCTGTCCGAGCGCTGA
- a CDS encoding DUF5954 family protein: protein MRPRGSRPVVVRVPVEPVEAAVEADALDAVARAGDVVVRGPLFGVAAQSAGDGPRWRVVLEVTAGCPQQARDGLNSRLWFHAKDEARDRAERRELLAAVARLESERVDELVVSGTRYRVVRAEEYAASGPGGMEAPRPTDPEPLVPVWDRAVREPEIDDGLVVDPDAPVTPTQAFEQLALRGLCYTGGRFPEEVRADSQRALDTHPDVLLMPPTFSVVERTANGWRPVSGPHPTPHAARKSLDFALTWMWPRMRGHIPEDADPRTDARTWTAAGGGENADLRAAKLAAYAGAADTLRAGRVDRLEFQGTLYQIVRTRRLLRWGPDGPEGPRPSDVNSQDPARIHLTLDEDGRVLPDD, encoded by the coding sequence ATGAGGCCGCGCGGGTCGCGGCCGGTGGTGGTGCGGGTGCCGGTGGAACCGGTGGAAGCCGCAGTGGAAGCCGACGCGCTCGACGCCGTGGCACGGGCGGGCGATGTGGTGGTGCGCGGCCCGCTGTTCGGGGTGGCGGCGCAGTCCGCCGGGGACGGGCCGCGGTGGCGGGTGGTGCTCGAAGTGACGGCCGGCTGCCCGCAGCAGGCGCGCGACGGGCTGAACTCGCGGCTGTGGTTCCACGCGAAGGACGAGGCGCGGGACCGGGCGGAGCGGCGCGAGCTGCTGGCTGCGGTCGCCCGGCTGGAGAGCGAGCGCGTCGACGAACTCGTCGTGTCCGGGACCCGGTACCGGGTGGTGCGGGCCGAGGAGTACGCGGCCTCGGGTCCGGGCGGTATGGAGGCGCCGCGCCCGACGGATCCGGAGCCTCTCGTCCCCGTCTGGGACCGGGCCGTCCGGGAACCGGAGATCGATGACGGTCTGGTCGTGGATCCGGACGCTCCGGTCACCCCGACCCAGGCGTTCGAGCAGCTGGCGCTGCGCGGCCTGTGCTACACGGGCGGGCGGTTCCCCGAGGAGGTGCGCGCCGACTCGCAGCGGGCCCTGGACACCCACCCGGACGTTCTGCTGATGCCGCCGACCTTCAGCGTCGTGGAGCGGACCGCGAACGGCTGGCGGCCGGTCAGCGGCCCGCATCCGACCCCGCACGCCGCCCGCAAGTCGCTGGACTTCGCCCTGACGTGGATGTGGCCGCGGATGCGCGGTCACATCCCCGAGGACGCCGACCCGCGCACGGACGCCCGTACGTGGACGGCCGCGGGCGGCGGGGAGAACGCCGACCTGCGGGCCGCGAAGCTGGCGGCGTACGCCGGGGCCGCCGACACGCTCCGGGCCGGACGCGTCGACCGGCTGGAGTTCCAGGGCACCCTGTACCAGATCGTCCGTACCCGCCGCCTGCTGCGCTGGGGGCCCGACGGGCCGGAGGGCCCGCGGCCGTCCGACGTCAACAGCCAGGACCCCGCGCGCATCCACCTGACGCTCGACGAGGACGGCCGCGTCCTCCCCGACGACTGA
- a CDS encoding N-acyl homoserine lactonase family protein → MVTPRLRLTTLDAGPFTLPKGDLLYGASGTVTVPSTVAVIEHATHGPILFDTGVNHRVADPDAAEAHWGPGLRAAYGAEGFTREHAVDAQLERLGYRLADVRYVLYSHLHLDHAGGMTYFPHAVHVAQHDELRHAWWPDRWTARGYAFADYAGGRNYDFLELSGDTDLFRDGTLTLVRTAGHTPGHQGVILDLDHHGRIALMGDAAHLQQGLEHNVPMLSDWNTQEKMLTYGRLRVLSRSGIRVFLSHDPEHFAALPHDGEFWD, encoded by the coding sequence GTGGTGACCCCGAGACTGCGCCTGACGACACTGGACGCGGGACCCTTCACCCTGCCGAAGGGCGACCTCCTGTACGGGGCGAGCGGCACGGTCACCGTGCCCTCGACGGTCGCCGTCATCGAGCACGCCACCCACGGGCCGATCCTCTTCGACACGGGCGTCAACCACCGCGTCGCGGACCCGGACGCGGCCGAGGCCCACTGGGGTCCGGGCCTGCGGGCGGCGTACGGCGCCGAGGGGTTCACCAGGGAGCACGCCGTCGACGCGCAGCTGGAGCGCCTCGGCTACCGGCTCGCCGACGTCAGGTACGTCCTCTACTCCCACCTGCACCTCGACCACGCCGGCGGGATGACCTACTTCCCGCACGCGGTGCACGTGGCCCAGCACGACGAACTGCGCCACGCCTGGTGGCCGGACCGCTGGACGGCCCGGGGTTACGCGTTCGCGGACTACGCGGGCGGCCGGAACTACGACTTCCTCGAACTGAGCGGTGACACCGACCTGTTCCGGGACGGCACGCTCACCCTCGTGCGCACCGCCGGCCACACCCCCGGCCACCAGGGAGTCATCCTCGATCTCGACCACCACGGGCGGATCGCGCTCATGGGCGACGCCGCGCACCTCCAGCAGGGACTGGAACACAACGTGCCGATGCTCAGCGATTGGAACACCCAGGAGAAGATGCTGACCTACGGGCGCCTGCGCGTGCTGTCCCGGTCCGGCATCCGGGTGTTCCTCTCCCACGACCCGGAACACTTCGCCGCCCTGCCGCACGACGGCGAGTTCTGGGACTGA
- a CDS encoding TetR/AcrR family transcriptional regulator, whose protein sequence is MTKAERALETRERILTAACEVIADIGFENVSMRKVAEHAGVSKALLHYHFDTREKLFAEAMTHSFAQTGTDTEGVPDSVPSSVVLARILRSMLPTDSELRQDWKLWQELWVRAQRDTAARHLAVDLYDQLHAWVGGAVERGIRSGEFADCDVTALGTLVLALCDGLGIRLMLDDPRVDLAAARSTIWRAIAPTLGIAPEFPDV, encoded by the coding sequence GTGACCAAGGCCGAGCGCGCACTCGAGACGCGCGAGCGAATCCTGACGGCCGCGTGCGAAGTCATCGCCGACATCGGCTTCGAGAACGTCAGCATGCGCAAGGTCGCCGAGCACGCCGGGGTGTCGAAGGCCCTGCTGCACTACCACTTCGACACGCGGGAGAAGCTCTTCGCCGAGGCGATGACGCATTCCTTCGCCCAGACCGGGACGGACACCGAGGGCGTCCCCGACTCGGTGCCCTCCTCGGTGGTCCTGGCCCGCATCCTGCGGAGCATGCTGCCCACCGACTCGGAACTGCGCCAGGACTGGAAGCTGTGGCAGGAGTTGTGGGTGCGGGCCCAGCGGGACACGGCGGCCCGGCACCTGGCCGTCGACCTGTACGACCAACTGCACGCGTGGGTGGGCGGGGCCGTGGAACGGGGCATCCGCTCCGGGGAGTTCGCCGACTGCGACGTCACCGCGCTCGGGACCCTGGTCCTGGCCCTGTGCGACGGCCTCGGTATCCGGCTGATGCTGGACGATCCCCGGGTGGACCTCGCGGCGGCCCGGTCGACGATCTGGCGGGCCATCGCCCCCACGCTGGGCATCGCTCCCGAGTTCCCGGACGTGTGA
- a CDS encoding 3-hydroxybutyryl-CoA dehydrogenase: MTDVERVGIVGCGLMGSGIAEVCARAGRDVVVVETTRTAAAAGLERITRSLARAAASGKLTAAERDAAVGRIAVTTDVARLADRDLVVEAVAEDERAKLEVFALLDRVVERRDAVLATNTSSIPVIRLAAAVSRPEQVVGLHFFNPVPVLALVELVPSLLTGDETVRRAHAFASEVLGKEVVRARDRAGFVVNALLVPYLLAAVRMAEHGAASAEDIDRGMTLGCAHPLGPLALADLIGLDTVQAIARSMYAEYREPLYAPPPLLARMVDAGRLGRKTGRGFHTYGDRGGGPMREDGGVVATATGPTRPVHGRRHGEQPT, translated from the coding sequence ATGACCGATGTCGAACGGGTCGGGATCGTGGGCTGCGGACTGATGGGATCCGGTATCGCCGAGGTCTGCGCCCGGGCCGGACGGGACGTCGTGGTGGTGGAGACGACCCGTACGGCCGCGGCCGCCGGCCTGGAGCGGATCACCCGTTCCCTGGCACGCGCCGCGGCGTCCGGCAAGCTGACGGCCGCCGAACGGGACGCCGCCGTCGGCCGGATCGCGGTGACCACCGACGTGGCGCGGCTGGCGGACCGGGACCTCGTCGTCGAGGCGGTGGCGGAGGACGAGCGGGCGAAGCTGGAGGTCTTCGCCCTGCTCGACCGGGTGGTGGAGCGCCGGGACGCGGTCCTCGCGACGAACACCTCCTCCATCCCCGTCATCAGGCTGGCCGCGGCCGTATCGCGGCCGGAGCAGGTCGTCGGCCTGCACTTCTTCAACCCGGTACCGGTACTCGCGCTGGTCGAGCTGGTGCCGTCCCTGCTCACCGGCGACGAGACCGTCCGGCGGGCGCACGCGTTCGCCTCCGAGGTGCTCGGCAAGGAGGTCGTACGCGCCCGGGACCGGGCGGGGTTCGTCGTGAACGCGCTCCTCGTGCCGTACCTGCTGGCCGCCGTGCGGATGGCCGAGCACGGCGCCGCGTCGGCCGAGGACATCGACCGCGGCATGACCCTGGGCTGTGCGCACCCGCTGGGACCGCTCGCCCTGGCCGACCTGATCGGCCTGGACACGGTGCAGGCCATCGCGCGGTCGATGTACGCGGAGTACCGGGAGCCGCTGTACGCCCCGCCGCCGCTGCTGGCCCGGATGGTCGACGCGGGCCGGCTGGGCCGCAAGACGGGCAGGGGCTTCCACACCTACGGCGACCGCGGGGGCGGCCCGATGCGCGAGGATGGTGGTGTGGTGGCCACGGCAACCGGGCCCACCCGCCCGGTACACGGGCGCCGACACGGGGAGCAGCCAACGTGA
- a CDS encoding acyl-CoA dehydrogenase family protein has product MDFRLTARQEELRSAARALTDFIAKYELDCEENNGLPPQAHTEIRDAVLDSGLQAVNMPEEWGGAGLTILEQVTVQAELGRLTGALWDMVWRPANALSFCTPEQRERYLVPVIRGQRRDCYAVTEPEAGSDPQNLRTTATRTAGGWVLNGEKWFVTVGDHADFMIVLSAAGEERAPTLFLVDKDTTGIEMTRVPRWMHTFVYEHPEFTFTEVFVPDDAVLGEVGQGYDITRSWFTEERLMIAARTIGAAERALELARDWAVERRQFGSRIADFQLIQGMLADCAVDIAVNRAYTHQVAWEVDEGVLDRKTLHAKAAIAKLAASEASGRVVDRCLQIFGGRGYDRSYPVERLYRELRVDRIWEGTSEIQRLIVAGELVKRGTGVLRMPSAR; this is encoded by the coding sequence ATGGACTTCCGCCTCACCGCCCGTCAGGAAGAGCTCCGGAGCGCGGCGCGCGCGCTCACCGACTTCATCGCGAAGTACGAGCTCGACTGCGAGGAGAACAACGGGCTGCCGCCGCAGGCCCACACCGAGATCCGCGACGCCGTCCTCGACAGCGGGCTGCAGGCCGTCAACATGCCCGAGGAGTGGGGCGGCGCGGGCCTCACCATCCTGGAGCAGGTCACGGTCCAGGCGGAGCTCGGCCGGCTCACCGGAGCCCTGTGGGACATGGTGTGGCGTCCGGCCAACGCCCTGTCCTTCTGCACGCCCGAGCAGCGCGAGCGCTACCTCGTGCCGGTGATCCGCGGGCAGCGCCGGGACTGCTACGCGGTGACCGAGCCCGAGGCCGGCTCCGACCCGCAGAACCTGCGGACCACGGCGACGCGGACCGCCGGCGGCTGGGTGCTGAACGGCGAGAAGTGGTTCGTGACCGTCGGCGACCACGCCGACTTCATGATCGTGCTGTCCGCGGCCGGGGAGGAACGCGCACCGACCCTCTTCCTCGTCGACAAGGACACGACGGGCATCGAGATGACCCGGGTGCCGCGCTGGATGCACACCTTCGTCTACGAGCACCCCGAGTTCACCTTCACCGAGGTGTTCGTCCCCGACGACGCGGTGCTCGGCGAGGTGGGCCAGGGCTACGACATCACGCGCTCGTGGTTCACCGAGGAGCGGCTGATGATCGCCGCCCGGACGATCGGGGCGGCGGAGCGGGCGCTGGAGCTCGCCCGGGACTGGGCGGTGGAGCGGCGCCAGTTCGGTTCGCGCATCGCCGACTTCCAGCTGATCCAGGGGATGCTCGCCGACTGCGCCGTCGACATCGCCGTCAACCGCGCCTACACCCATCAGGTGGCCTGGGAGGTCGACGAGGGCGTCCTCGACCGCAAGACGCTGCACGCGAAGGCCGCCATCGCCAAGCTGGCGGCGAGCGAGGCGTCGGGCCGCGTCGTCGACCGGTGCCTGCAGATCTTCGGCGGGCGCGGATACGACCGCTCGTACCCGGTCGAGCGGCTCTACCGCGAGCTGCGCGTCGACCGGATCTGGGAGGGCACCTCCGAGATCCAGCGCCTGATCGTGGCGGGTGAACTGGTCAAGCGCGGTACGGGCGTTCTGCGGATGCCGTCCGCGCGGTGA